The proteins below come from a single Candidatus Bathyarchaeota archaeon genomic window:
- a CDS encoding phage tail tube protein, with protein MPETYGSHESKIYYVEETSFGVTPQTPTMLSVPAQSLEPQISPNNIKVRGVGSVDLQAIKGGQRAPSLKLSFPLPSEAPINFLQYCRVELAKSLSMQLLYYKGAFASATDILSLLYTGCKIQSGTVQCSIDEVVQASVDVLSQNLTASTAKIEDAVYSDYGGAVPFYESYIKKGGVALERVTDWKFTVENNLRGVPVIRSSGGNVVKYLPNRHRDLTGEVVFEFESKDEFDDIINDSEFDLEFGLGGANKAVFSDCKWETAAAPTRIEDLVSLKAAFVAKTFTIT; from the coding sequence ATGCCAGAAACGTATGGTTCCCATGAAAGCAAAATCTACTACGTTGAAGAAACCAGCTTCGGCGTAACCCCCCAAACCCCCACTATGCTCAGCGTACCCGCCCAGAGCCTGGAGCCCCAAATAAGCCCCAACAACATCAAAGTCCGCGGCGTCGGCTCCGTGGACCTGCAAGCCATCAAAGGCGGCCAGCGGGCGCCGAGCCTGAAACTGAGTTTTCCGTTGCCCAGCGAGGCACCGATTAACTTTCTGCAGTACTGCCGCGTGGAACTTGCCAAGTCATTGAGTATGCAGCTGCTCTACTACAAGGGCGCCTTTGCCTCGGCAACCGATATTCTCTCGCTGCTCTACACGGGCTGCAAAATCCAATCAGGCACCGTGCAATGCAGCATCGACGAGGTGGTGCAGGCCAGCGTGGACGTGCTCAGCCAAAACCTCACCGCGTCCACAGCCAAAATCGAAGACGCCGTCTACAGCGACTACGGCGGCGCGGTGCCCTTCTATGAGAGCTACATCAAAAAAGGTGGGGTGGCTCTGGAGCGGGTGACGGATTGGAAGTTCACGGTGGAAAATAACCTGCGGGGTGTGCCTGTGATTCGCAGTAGCGGCGGCAACGTCGTGAAGTATCTTCCGAATCGGCATCGGGACCTGACAGGAGAGGTGGTTTTTGAGTTTGAAAGCAAAGACGAATTCGACGACATCATAAACGACTCCGAATTCGACCTCGAGTTCGGCCTAGGCGGCGCAAACAAAGCCGTCTTCAGCGACTGCAAATGGGAAACCGCCGCCGCCCCCACCCGCATCGAAGACTTAGTGAGCCTCAAAGCCGCGTTTGTAGCCAAAACATTCACCATAACATAG
- a CDS encoding HK97 gp10 family phage protein encodes MSVSVNLTLSGSEEFQAAVSRFDGAMQRQIQEKLSEWAQTVKSEAERLVPVRTGFLQSSIFARSVGWQIQVGAEAEYAAAVEFGTGNMRAQPYLAPALETHLPSLERYLLEAINSAKAEAQL; translated from the coding sequence ATGAGCGTTTCAGTTAACCTTACCCTATCAGGCTCCGAGGAGTTCCAAGCCGCAGTCAGCCGCTTCGACGGCGCCATGCAAAGACAAATACAAGAGAAGCTCTCCGAGTGGGCGCAGACTGTGAAGTCCGAGGCGGAGCGGCTGGTGCCTGTGCGCACGGGTTTTTTGCAGAGCAGCATCTTTGCTAGGAGCGTGGGCTGGCAAATTCAGGTTGGCGCAGAGGCGGAGTATGCGGCGGCGGTGGAGTTCGGCACCGGCAACATGCGTGCCCAGCCGTATTTGGCGCCGGCCCTCGAAACCCATCTGCCCAGCCTTGAACGTTATCTTTTGGAAGCGATAAATTCAGCTAAGGCGGAGGCGCAGCTATGA
- the eif1A gene encoding translation initiation factor eIF-1A → MGKRKITNEGSLDNMVLPSSNDVLGMAIKMLGADRIMVKCQDGNERLCRIRGKLKRRVWIREGDIVLVSPWDFQSESRGDIFWRYRKNQSDWLRNHNYLTM, encoded by the coding sequence ATGGGTAAAAGAAAAATAACAAACGAAGGCAGCCTAGACAATATGGTTCTTCCCTCATCAAATGATGTCTTGGGCATGGCTATAAAAATGCTGGGCGCCGACCGAATCATGGTTAAATGCCAAGATGGAAACGAACGGTTATGCCGAATTAGAGGTAAACTAAAACGGCGCGTCTGGATAAGAGAAGGCGACATAGTTCTGGTTTCCCCCTGGGATTTTCAAAGCGAGAGTCGAGGCGACATCTTTTGGCGTTACAGAAAAAATCAGTCCGATTGGCTCAGAAACCACAATTACCTAACGATGTAG
- a CDS encoding 50S ribosomal protein L35ae — protein MKIIGRITNYRTGPKSQQPKECLIQFDNMDFGSAGKLVGQKVVWTKGKDEWKGKIVGTHGRTGTVRAKFARPVPGQAIGTIVELVS, from the coding sequence ATGAAAATTATCGGTCGCATAACCAATTATCGAACTGGACCTAAATCCCAGCAGCCAAAAGAATGCTTAATCCAATTTGACAACATGGACTTCGGCAGCGCCGGAAAACTTGTCGGGCAAAAAGTAGTTTGGACAAAAGGCAAAGACGAATGGAAAGGAAAAATTGTTGGAACACATGGAAGAACTGGTACGGTTAGAGCCAAATTCGCAAGACCCGTTCCAGGCCAAGCGATAGGCACCATCGTTGAATTAGTAAGCTAA
- a CDS encoding YihY/virulence factor BrkB family protein, protein MKILLETYSRWQKHDATLRAAALAFFIILPLPSLALIGVAVFAQFYGQEQALAQLISQVSTLVGPAVAALLEDLLTNAQSPLTSIIGSFFSIVFAISGAVGAFSVLQKSIDVIWEIHPKRGIAESIKAKLVPFAAIIGLGLLVVAWTAFSTVLSDAAIALFSSLLGRFPTLLLRLLEVVLSFVLATLLFAVVFKTLPETEVQWRDVWVAAAITGLVFTLLNSFFGLYLSLFYINTLAGTAGSLIVLFLWIYITALFVLFGAQFSKVYAQTFGSYKNKPLTPKKRETEPIDHVEMKAEVKVKVIPDRN, encoded by the coding sequence ATGAAAATTCTTCTGGAAACCTACAGTCGATGGCAGAAACATGACGCCACCCTGCGAGCAGCCGCCCTTGCCTTCTTCATCATCCTGCCGCTGCCCTCCCTAGCCCTGATTGGCGTGGCGGTGTTTGCGCAGTTCTACGGGCAGGAGCAGGCGCTTGCGCAGCTGATTAGCCAAGTAAGCACCCTTGTGGGTCCAGCCGTGGCGGCGCTGCTTGAGGACCTACTTACCAACGCCCAAAGCCCCCTCACCTCCATAATCGGCTCCTTCTTTAGCATAGTCTTTGCCATATCGGGCGCGGTGGGGGCGTTTTCGGTGCTTCAGAAATCTATCGATGTCATCTGGGAAATCCACCCGAAAAGAGGCATCGCTGAATCCATAAAAGCCAAACTGGTGCCCTTCGCTGCCATCATCGGGCTGGGGCTTTTGGTGGTGGCTTGGACCGCGTTTTCCACGGTGCTCTCTGATGCAGCTATCGCCCTTTTTAGTTCCCTGCTGGGCAGATTCCCCACGCTTCTACTCCGGCTGCTTGAGGTCGTTTTATCTTTCGTGTTGGCGACGTTGCTTTTCGCCGTTGTTTTTAAGACGCTGCCTGAAACCGAGGTGCAGTGGCGCGACGTCTGGGTTGCCGCGGCGATAACTGGCTTGGTTTTCACGTTGCTTAACTCTTTTTTCGGTCTCTACCTTAGCTTATTCTACATCAACACGTTGGCTGGAACCGCGGGCAGCCTGATAGTTCTTTTTCTGTGGATATACATAACTGCCCTCTTCGTGCTGTTCGGCGCCCAATTCTCCAAGGTGTACGCGCAGACTTTTGGCAGCTACAAAAACAAGCCGCTAACACCCAAAAAACGTGAAACTGAACCGATAGACCACGTGGAGATGAAGGCGGAGGTTAAAGTCAAAGTTATCCCAGACAGGAACTAA
- a CDS encoding nucleotidyl transferase AbiEii/AbiGii toxin family protein translates to MEAYYAFVGKIVKAFEASGLKYAFTGALAISFYGVPRTTSDIDVIVAVTDESNLKGKLATALQKAGMHFEEHKIDSALTSGFRIASFKDKTSPYSIDIIFSDSELKRKAGKIAGCDTFFQSPEELIAAKLRMIKVTLPPERAAKDRKDIEAILKFTPVDLKAVRKRAKEDNTLNVFDSLGLKA, encoded by the coding sequence ATGGAAGCCTACTACGCTTTTGTCGGAAAAATCGTTAAAGCGTTTGAGGCATCAGGTTTAAAGTATGCTTTCACGGGTGCGCTAGCTATTAGTTTCTATGGTGTTCCACGGACCACCAGCGACATAGACGTGATTGTCGCGGTCACCGATGAATCAAACCTTAAAGGTAAACTGGCTACTGCTTTACAAAAAGCAGGGATGCACTTTGAGGAACACAAAATTGACTCTGCTTTAACTTCAGGTTTTAGGATAGCGTCGTTTAAAGATAAAACATCCCCATACAGCATCGACATAATCTTTTCCGATTCAGAACTAAAGAGAAAAGCAGGTAAGATTGCGGGGTGTGACACTTTTTTTCAGTCACCTGAGGAGTTGATAGCTGCAAAGCTTCGCATGATAAAGGTAACTTTGCCGCCTGAGCGTGCAGCAAAAGACCGCAAGGACATAGAAGCTATTTTAAAATTCACCCCCGTTGATTTGAAGGCTGTTAGGAAGCGGGCAAAAGAAGACAACACATTAAATGTGTTTGATTCTCTGGGTTTGAAGGCTTAA